The DNA region GAACAGTTATGTATACATCTATAACTATAATCTAAgattatactttttatatatttcttttggttaaaatatattaaatcaacttatatagaattaaaaaaatgatataaaattttataattatcaaaagTAAAGTAaacaatatttctaaaatttgaagATATATAAAAGACCTATTGACATTACGATTAAAACTTCATAATATTTTAACTGTTTATATCACATTTAATCATAAGTTATGTCATCAATTTAGTATGGTATGTCACATGTGTTTGGTAAAAGTGAATATAGAGAAGACATTTGTGAAATTACTTTTAAATGTAATTATCtatgtaatatttaattataaaatcatgTTATCAATTTTGGTatccattttatatttatttgatgaaatttattataaaaataacatgTGTAAAATCATTTTGCAACTAATGTTTTGAGTGATTGGTATCTCATTTCAAATAGGCTAACCCTTGAAGAATCGCTATACAGTCAATTACTTGTTAATGTACGTTCTATCTCCGGTCTTCACATAAGTTCGACCCATATAGTAAGCTTATTTTTGTTTGGCCCAGTTAAgtttatatttgtttctttatttagtagatttttttttaaaaaattattatttaataaattaataaaaatataaattgataattattttgtcCCTAGTTGGGTTGATTCAAATATGGCACAATCGATAAACtaataagataattttttttagaaagttctatataaattatatggTTCTAtgaaatcataaattaataatctatgtatatataaattgtatataagtataaattaaatattatattgttgattttatattcataatgCAATTATCTCTATTTTATTaacaattcaatatattttgataattttataaaattatatctaaaatcatatttaaaattctatgaaacataaataaacaatatgaaagtcgaatttctaaaatttaactaaagtatatacagtaaaatcaaccattttcttattttctaaataaaaatattttaaaatataattttttataaattaataactctattaattaataaaatgtcaTAAtcctaacattattaatttatagatttttactGGATATGAACTTAACTATAGACAATGATCGTTGTAACAGATAATTGTAATGTATGAGTAAGAGAGAAAATATATAACGAATTTatgtccatataaatatatgaagtcCTCCATTATTTCTAAACTAACGAAATATCATGACTCAATCTACATTCATTCATTTAGGTTAAAAACaatttagttttactaaattttaatatatatatatatatataatttatagatgtttgtagttatatgatttaaatttttttcccataaaaaaattatataaaatttataaattatttttaagatcgaCTACTTACAAAACTATAGAAAACTTTTCGAgtttatattcataaaaatacatACTCGTTTCTGTTTGGTcactaaaaattaattataatttcacTAGATTTTTTagattaattttgtatataaccGAAGTTgaaatatacttttttatttaaaatcaacTTCTAAATCATTTTAGCAAATTCCTGTGTTCTCTATCTCATAGAAACCAAATCAAAAGATTTAATGATGGAGTCCTATAACGTGAACAACAGCTTGAACATAGACCTGGAGAAAGATCAAGAAACTGCTTTCAACTACTCAAAACGATCTCCGTGGATACGCGCTGCCGTGCTTGGTGCCAACGACGGTCTTGTCTCAACGGCTTCACTTATGATGGGTGTCGGTGCGGTTAAGCCAGACGTCAAAACCATGCTTTTAACCGGGTTCGCAGGCTTAGTTGCCGGAGCTTGTAGCATGGCAATCGGAGAGTTTGTCTCCGTATACTCTCAGTACGACATAGAGGTGGCTCAAATAAAGAGAGAGAGCGGAGAAGAGATAGAGAAAGCAAAGCTTCCGAGCCCGATGCTAGCGTCTGTTGCATCTGCGGTAGCGTTTATTCTGGGAGCGACTGTGCCTTTATTGGCGGCTGCGTTTGTGAAAACGTATGAAATGAGGATTGTAGTGATTGCTGCGGCGGTGACGTTCGTTTTGGTTATGATTGGGTGGTTAGGAGCGGTTTTGGGGAAAGCACCGGTGGTTAAGTCGTTGGCTAGGACTCTGATTGGAGGATGGTTAGCTATGACGGTTACGTTTGGTGTAACCACACTGTTTAGATCACATTTTAGATCACATGGTTTGTGATAGTTTGTACGTGTGCGCGACCGCAACCTTCTTCATGTTTCATGCAACACAATTTAAGCGGTTACATTTTTTTCATATGAActttagaatatttatttaacatgcatgattaccaaaaataaaataaaactttgagTATTTCATGTAAGAagatacataaaaaaaaagtgtaagAAGATACATTGGGATATATGGGTTTGTGACttggattttagattttatgtaagcaaatatgttatataaatcTATCCAGTGGCATTTTTCTTAATGAATGATAATTGTTACGTTGAGTCTTTAACACATGCAGCTCTAATCAATTAAACAGTATACTTTCCTTAAGAAAATAATGCGGTTTGTGGATGAATTTACTTTCGATTTTAAACTCCTTTAGACTAGAAACACAAATGAGCTCCAtcacaaaaagaagaaagatatcAACACCACAGATCCATGACAAGAGTTTTATCGTCTTCGACCACAAAACAACTCCTCATGACAAATCAATGATACTAGTGGAACCATTGTCGTGTTCTATAATCTCATATGCGGTATTACGATTTGTAAACGTAAACCTGCTAGATTGTGTGTAAACCCACACATCCTCATGAAAAGTTAAATGGAACATGTGGCAATTAGAAACATATGTATATACTAAACAAACATAATTCAGGCTCTCATAAGAAAAATCAATACAGAGAACTCAAGTTATGTTCTgttctcacttttttttttatgatgtaAAAAATAGgtaaataaatctatttagTTTACTTAAAATTATTCTAGAGGCTATAGCAAAATTCAAGTTGTCACAACATTCATCAAAACATGATCGTAGACGAGAAAACAATGGGAGTTCACTCCAAAGATATAAAACTGTATAAAACATAATGATTGTAGTTAATTAATTGCATTAACATGACTAGGGACATTTAGAAAAAAAGTCTATAATATCAAAATcacaaagaaacaagactaCAAAACAAAGGAAACCGAACATGTCCCTCTCAAATCTCCTCACAAATCTTCACTGTAATCTCTATGCTTAGCTTCAAATGAATTAGAGGGCAAGAAGAACTTATTGTATCTTGAACAGCGTTTTAAGTTTCTTAACAAGCTTCAACTCGTCCTTCAACTCATTCTGCAATTAGGAGGCTTTAGGGTTTCAGTTTTAAGTTATGATTAAAACacaatctaatctattaaaattgaagtacaattaatatttaacCCTAATTTTTCCTTAATATTTACCATTGAATGCCACTGATATTAAACACAGTTTTGACTTAAAATTAAACCAAGACATCCGATtacaacttaaattaaaccgaGACAAAAGCAATACTAAACCACTTGATCCTTTGATGCTTATATAAATGTCTTTGTAACTTGCAAAATTTTTAATGGGCTTTGATTTAACCTTTACGTCTTTATAAAACGAAAATGCCCACTTCAAATCATCAAATTTGcctttgtaaatataatttaaacaaatcAGTATTTTGTTGTCAAtgttttttggtttaatcttccattagttttaatttttgctGTCTAAAAATTTCACACCCTTTTAAAAAGAtcaataaaatgtatttttaaataataatttaacacacaaaatttatagtataatttaataaaacacaaataatctaaacaaaatactctaatattttacacttatttgtttaatttacaagtaaaataaaaaaatacaatagaaGAAGAACTCAAAGTTT from Raphanus sativus cultivar WK10039 chromosome 8, ASM80110v3, whole genome shotgun sequence includes:
- the LOC108833277 gene encoding vacuolar iron transporter homolog 4-like gives rise to the protein MMESYNVNNSLNIDLEKDQETAFNYSKRSPWIRAAVLGANDGLVSTASLMMGVGAVKPDVKTMLLTGFAGLVAGACSMAIGEFVSVYSQYDIEVAQIKRESGEEIEKAKLPSPMLASVASAVAFILGATVPLLAAAFVKTYEMRIVVIAAAVTFVLVMIGWLGAVLGKAPVVKSLARTLIGGWLAMTVTFGVTTLFRSHFRSHGL